In the Populus trichocarpa isolate Nisqually-1 chromosome 1, P.trichocarpa_v4.1, whole genome shotgun sequence genome, one interval contains:
- the LOC7457709 gene encoding F-box/kelch-repeat protein At1g15670, whose translation MESTLFTEFIPSLPQELGLECMTRLPYTAHRVASQVCKQWRELLESKDFYYHRKKLGYTHKVACLVQAAHRADVSQGSKPGNSPSFGITVFDSVSQTWQRLDPVPKYPNGLPLFCQLASCEGKLVVMGGWDPVSYEQVSHVFVYDFTTRKWREGKEMPSKRSFFAIGAYSGRIYVVGGHDENKNALKTGWVYDLSKEEWTELNQMSQERDECEGVVIGDEFWAVSGYRTDNQGEFEESAEVYEFRSGQWRRVKEAWIPGRCPRSSVGAGKDGRLMSWADLDPAVRVAVRGIMFGLRVMVSGSDSPGAPQGFYMVEMKDGQNGQLEKINVPEEFSGFVQSGCCVEI comes from the coding sequence ATGGAAAGTACTTTGTTCACTGAGTTTATCCCGAGTTTGCCTCAAGAACTTGGTCTTGAGTGCATGACTCGGTTGCCTTACACGGCTCACAGAGTTGCATCCCAAGTCTGCAAGCAATGGCGTGAATTACTGGAAAGCAAGGATTTTTATTACCATAGAAAGAAACTGGGGTACACCCATAAGGTTGCTTGTCTTGTTCAAGCTGCTCACAGGGCTGATGTTTCGCAAGGATCGAAACCAGGTAACTCGCCTAGTTTTGGGATCACTGTGTTTGATTCTGTGAGTCAGACATGGCAGAGGCTTGACCCGGTGCCCAAGTATCCAAACGGGTTGCCTTTGTTTTGTCAATTGGCAAGCTGTGAGGGGAAGCTCGTGGTCATGGGAGGGTGGGACCCAGTGAGTTATGAACAGGTGAGTCATGTTTTTGTGTATGACTTTACAACAAGGAAGTGGAGAGAAGGGAAGGAGATGCCATCAAAGAGGTCCTTTTTTGCTATTGGGGCATATTCGGGTCGGATTTATGTTGTGGGTGGGCATGATGAGAATAAGAACGCGTTGAAAACCGGGTGGGTTTATGACTTGAGCAAGGAGGAGTGGACCGAGTTGAATCAGATGAGTCAAGAGAGAGATGAGTGTGAGGGGGTGGTGATTGGGGATGAGTTTTGGGCGGTTAGTGGATATAGAACCGACAATCAAGGGGAATTTGAGGAAAGTGCAGAGGTCTACGAATTCAGGTCGGGTCAATGGAGGCGGGTCAAGGAGGCGTGGATTCCAGGGCGGTGCCCGAGATCTAGTGTTGGGGCAGGGAAGGATGGGAGATTGATGAGTTGGGCTGACTTGGACCCGGCGGTTCGGGTTGCAGTACGCGGGATCATGTTCGGTTTACGGGTCATGGTTTCCGGGTCGGATAGCCCAGGTGCACCCCAAGGGTTCTATATGGTGGAAATGAAAGATGGGCAAAATGGGCAATTGGAAAAGATCAATGTGCCTGAAGAGTTCTCTGGGTTTGTTCAATCTGGCTGCTGTGTGGAGATCTAA